One part of the Ornithodoros turicata isolate Travis chromosome 2, ASM3712646v1, whole genome shotgun sequence genome encodes these proteins:
- the LOC135383566 gene encoding uncharacterized protein LOC135383566: MYRFPLTTLPKAKLPFQLVPVTVDDSDSDSEDEAPKDVYTSTDRACADSIKLCQKLLKRAQPTVGLHYGNPDVETGLPLDGLPKNSPSLFLEICPTGTTNNSDTCEISLCQDKKPVLTVLFKIHLRRPRDPMPDCDDRFVSKLTLQAVKAGRKTVSVPEDAFTFLPRHHHCLCIRNGNNSIKVLVNREVAALINGPLSELTRPLDLVVTKGIAVKSVDIPMEFVPDIVKAPFKGNMQVGDRINVFGEQRMDCEQETTLLTLGDLVVPYNRDTKTGKTRIVIQRFTKCLVAFCNGKNVVTCRTPEKFNTSADLVISKALNPNGIWIARMAGN; the protein is encoded by the exons ATGTATCGATTCCCACTTACAACCCTACCCAAAGCAAAGCTTCCATTTCAACTCGTACCAGTGACCGTTGACGACAGTGACAGCGATTCGGAAGATGAAGCTCCAAAAGACGTTTACACGTCTACCGATCGAGCTTGCGCGGACAGTATCAAGCTCTGTCAGAAGTTGCTGAAGCGCGCACAACCAACTGTGGGACTCCACTACGGAAACCCG GACGTTGAAACAGGACTTCCGCTGGACGGGTTGCCCAAAAATAGCCCCAGCCTGTTCCTTGAGATCTGTCCGACTGGGACAACCAATAACAG CGACACGTGCGAGATTTCCCTGTGTCAGGACAAGAAACCAGTCCTTACAGTGCTGTTCAAGATACACCTTCGTAGACCGCGAGACCCAATGCCCGATTGCGATGATCGGTTTGTCTCGAAGCTTACGCTACAGGCAGTAAAGGCCGGAAGGAAGACGGTCTCCGTCCCTGAGGACGCCTTTACGTTCCTGCCGCGCCATCATCATTGCCTCTGCATTCGCAACGGCAACAACTCCATCAAG GTATTGGTGAACAGGGAAGTGGCGGCCCTCATCAACGGTCCTCTCAGCGAGCTGACTCGACCACTTGACCTTGTCGTGACCAAAGGCATCGCTGTCAAATCCGTTGACATCCCAATGGAATTCGTG CCTGACATTGTCAAAGCTCCGTTCAAAGGCAACATGCAGGTTGGTGACAGGATCAACGTCTTCGGTGAACAGCGGATGGACTGCGAACAAGAAACAAC GCTACTGACACTTGGAGACCTGGTGGTGCCTTACAATAGGGACACCAAGACGGGCAAGACGCGCATCGTCATACAGCGCTTCACAAAATGTCTGGTAGCATTCTGCAACGGAAAGAATGTGGTTACTTGCCGAACACCTGAGAAATTCAACACGTCCGCGGACCTCGTCATCAGCAAGGCCCTTAATCCCAACGGAATTTGGATT GCACGGATGGCAGGCAACTGA